The Mycoplasmopsis gallinacea genome includes a window with the following:
- a CDS encoding AAA family ATPase: MKLIKVETHGFKSFADPVTLRFDGGVVGVVGPNGSGKSNINDAIKWVLGEQSSKELRGDNMQDVIFSGSKIVPAMNKASVKLTFEDPQEGVVTIERVIQRGKGLNQYFMNNKPALHSQIKALAMQSGIGKSSLAIISQGTVSEIAQSSDEQRRGIFEEAAGVSKYKTRKEEAIKKLEKSEGSLKNINTSINELERQLEPLRKQAEKAIKYRDKSRELKEIEIGYLAHEIERLSALSEELNANLEGVQETKESYENDIEEITKKIDRKKIESNELNNEINKLAGVEMALNQTINNLERSFDLENQRLQMIARGELNVDPEQRKKAIFNQIEQLTHQINYYQDIKNDLESKLEESKTFISQKNALLNERRAKFESLNKRKISYETQLRLLKEKQSKRTNLFKGTRTILENKSNFRGFKGIVADLIEVESKYSVAIETILSNALQHIVVDNSDTAVKAINFLKANNGGRATFIPLTSIKEKGIRDDYLLVLRSQPGFVGIASDLVKTKPEFAKLAQFLLGNVIVVDKVDLADKISVLLERKYMVVSMEGDIVRPGGVMVGGVQQESEELLGLDRKIQEMENELPGINSQMSAIQTEIENLATERNQKEHYFREYSSKISANNVLLENANAALEEAKVQASSLGESVQNVGKEAKVNDALEDLNKAKRNLSVTQFDLSAKRSTKATLDDEINALDRSRNDLYKNLKALNNSYRSKIEEANRASSTLAVHKERLSEFYKLTLEFARENFPLQISVEAAGEIIADIRSEIAELGNVNLESIEQLEEVESRYNKLTADRDELVEAKNAVIEAIAELDKIIITRLTNVVHDINLEFNNVFSSMFGGGSAKVEFVDPKNVLESGISIFAQPPGKSIKNLKLFSGGEKSLIAISLLFAILKARPLPLCILDEVEAALDESNVVRFAEYLQQLKHQTQFIVITHRHGTMTRVDHLFGATMQKRGVTSFFTVKIEDAKKLIEEAPEA; this comes from the coding sequence ATGAAATTAATTAAAGTTGAAACACATGGATTTAAAAGTTTTGCTGATCCAGTTACACTTCGTTTTGATGGGGGTGTTGTTGGAGTTGTAGGACCTAACGGTTCAGGTAAAAGTAACATCAACGATGCGATCAAATGAGTTTTAGGGGAACAAAGTTCAAAAGAACTTCGTGGGGATAACATGCAAGATGTTATTTTCTCAGGATCAAAAATTGTGCCTGCAATGAATAAAGCAAGCGTAAAATTAACATTTGAAGACCCACAAGAAGGTGTTGTGACAATCGAAAGGGTGATTCAAAGAGGAAAAGGTTTAAACCAATATTTTATGAACAATAAACCTGCTCTTCATAGTCAAATTAAAGCTCTTGCAATGCAATCAGGAATTGGAAAAAGCTCACTTGCAATTATTTCTCAAGGAACAGTTAGTGAGATTGCTCAATCTAGTGATGAACAAAGAAGAGGAATTTTTGAAGAAGCTGCTGGTGTATCTAAATACAAAACCAGAAAAGAAGAAGCAATTAAAAAATTAGAAAAAAGTGAAGGTTCATTAAAAAACATCAACACAAGTATTAATGAACTTGAAAGACAACTTGAACCATTAAGAAAACAAGCTGAAAAAGCTATTAAATATCGTGATAAATCCAGAGAACTTAAAGAAATTGAAATTGGTTATTTAGCACACGAAATTGAAAGATTATCAGCACTGAGCGAAGAACTTAATGCAAACTTAGAAGGTGTTCAAGAAACTAAAGAATCATACGAAAACGATATTGAAGAAATTACTAAAAAAATTGATCGTAAGAAAATTGAATCAAATGAACTTAATAATGAAATTAATAAGCTTGCTGGTGTTGAAATGGCTCTTAATCAAACCATTAACAACTTAGAGCGTTCATTTGATTTAGAAAACCAAAGACTTCAAATGATTGCTCGTGGTGAGTTAAATGTTGATCCAGAACAAAGAAAGAAAGCTATATTTAATCAAATTGAACAACTTACACACCAAATTAACTACTACCAAGATATCAAAAATGATCTTGAAAGTAAGTTAGAAGAATCAAAAACATTTATCAGTCAAAAAAATGCTTTATTAAATGAAAGAAGAGCTAAATTCGAATCTCTTAATAAACGTAAAATTTCTTACGAAACTCAATTAAGACTGTTAAAAGAAAAACAAAGCAAAAGAACTAACCTTTTTAAAGGGACTAGAACTATTTTAGAAAATAAATCTAACTTTAGAGGGTTTAAAGGGATTGTTGCTGATTTAATTGAAGTCGAAAGTAAATATTCAGTAGCTATTGAGACTATTTTATCTAACGCATTGCAACACATTGTAGTTGATAATTCAGATACAGCTGTTAAAGCAATTAACTTTTTAAAAGCAAATAATGGTGGTAGAGCTACATTTATCCCTCTTACTTCAATTAAAGAAAAAGGAATTAGAGACGATTATTTACTTGTGCTTAGAAGTCAACCAGGATTTGTTGGAATCGCGAGTGATTTAGTTAAAACTAAACCTGAATTTGCTAAATTAGCGCAATTCTTACTTGGAAACGTCATTGTTGTTGATAAAGTTGATCTTGCTGATAAAATCTCTGTTTTATTAGAAAGAAAATATATGGTTGTCAGCATGGAAGGGGACATTGTTCGTCCTGGTGGAGTTATGGTTGGAGGGGTTCAACAAGAAAGTGAAGAACTCCTTGGTTTAGATAGAAAAATTCAAGAAATGGAAAATGAACTTCCTGGAATTAACTCTCAAATGAGTGCTATTCAAACCGAAATTGAAAACCTTGCTACCGAAAGAAACCAAAAAGAACATTATTTTAGAGAATATAGCAGTAAAATTAGTGCTAATAATGTTCTTTTAGAAAATGCCAATGCTGCGCTTGAAGAAGCTAAAGTGCAAGCTTCATCACTTGGTGAAAGTGTGCAAAATGTAGGCAAAGAAGCTAAAGTAAATGATGCGCTTGAAGATTTAAATAAAGCTAAAAGAAATCTTTCAGTAACTCAATTCGATCTTTCAGCTAAAAGAAGCACTAAAGCTACTTTAGATGATGAAATTAATGCTCTTGATAGAAGTAGAAATGACTTATACAAAAATTTAAAAGCATTAAACAATTCATACCGTAGCAAAATTGAAGAAGCTAACAGAGCATCTTCAACACTTGCAGTGCATAAAGAACGTCTTTCTGAGTTCTATAAATTAACTTTAGAATTTGCAAGAGAAAACTTCCCACTTCAAATTTCAGTGGAAGCTGCTGGTGAAATTATTGCTGATATTAGAAGTGAAATTGCTGAACTTGGAAATGTAAACCTTGAATCTATCGAACAACTTGAAGAAGTAGAATCAAGATACAACAAACTTACAGCTGATCGTGATGAACTTGTTGAAGCTAAAAATGCAGTTATTGAAGCTATTGCAGAACTGGATAAAATCATTATTACTCGCTTAACAAACGTTGTGCATGATATTAACTTAGAGTTTAACAACGTCTTTAGCTCAATGTTTGGTGGTGGAAGCGCTAAAGTTGAATTTGTAGATCCTAAAAATGTGCTTGAATCTGGAATTTCAATTTTTGCGCAACCTCCAGGTAAAAGTATTAAGAACTTAAAGCTATTCTCTGGTGGTGAAAAATCACTTATTGCAATTTCTCTTTTATTTGCAATTCTTAAAGCAAGACCTCTTCCTCTTTGTATCTTAGATGAGGTTGAAGCTGCACTTGATGAATCAAATGTTGTGAGATTTGCTGAATACTTACAACAACTTAAACATCAAACACAATTTATCGTTATTACTCACCGTCATGGAACAATGACACGTGTAGATCACCTTTTTGGTGCTACAATGCAAAAACGTGGAGTTACTTCATTTTTCACAGTTAAAATTGAAGATGCTAAAAAGCTTATTGAAGAAGCTCCAGAAGCTTAA
- the rnc gene encoding ribonuclease III: MNKIITKATSLEHFLFLNEIETSNIKLYQEAITHSSYLVNHRSAHSYEKLEFLGDAILQLVSSDYIFRKYNKLEPGYQTRLRANVVRTETLANITESLGLVELIRTGSGQMETDVKFSQKVRADVFEAMVAAVYLDKGFRFAAKFIGKYLFDIIDDIHGGHNKDSKTELQEYFQSVSKENIHYQVEQLSDGKFKAKAIHDKIIYGSGIGNTKKEAETQAATDALTKLKSDN, encoded by the coding sequence ATGAATAAAATAATTACTAAAGCAACTTCACTTGAGCATTTTTTGTTTCTAAACGAAATTGAAACTTCGAATATTAAACTATATCAAGAAGCCATCACTCACTCGTCATATTTGGTAAATCATCGATCAGCTCATAGTTATGAAAAGCTAGAATTTTTAGGGGATGCAATTTTGCAGTTAGTTTCTTCAGATTACATTTTCCGTAAATATAATAAATTGGAACCTGGATATCAAACTCGACTTAGAGCTAATGTAGTGCGAACCGAAACTCTTGCAAACATTACCGAATCACTTGGTTTAGTGGAGCTTATCCGCACTGGAAGTGGACAAATGGAAACTGATGTTAAGTTTTCTCAAAAAGTAAGAGCTGATGTTTTTGAAGCAATGGTTGCTGCAGTTTATTTAGATAAAGGATTTCGTTTTGCTGCTAAATTCATTGGTAAATATCTTTTTGATATTATCGATGATATTCATGGCGGACATAACAAAGATTCAAAAACTGAGCTTCAAGAATACTTCCAAAGCGTAAGCAAGGAAAATATCCACTATCAAGTTGAGCAGCTCAGTGATGGAAAATTCAAGGCAAAAGCTATCCATGATAAAATAATTTATGGTAGCGGAATAGGGAATACAAAAAAAGAAGCTGAAACGCAAGCAGCTACTGATGCTTTAACTAAGTTAAAAAGCGACAATTAA
- the plsX gene encoding phosphate acyltransferase PlsX — protein sequence MIKYRIAFDINGNDNGPMAAFFASLKFTTNNPEIEIILVGNTDEIKYDQEIPSNIKFILNKNKPSDIKNIRAIIKEDFSMNQAIDLVLNKEADAIVSSGDSGAYISLLTLKAKRIHGISRPAFMAEINTVKREKTLFLDIGANIIVKPEYLYEWAKLTNAFYKQMHGKNNPKLTILNIGTEEYKGPELLQESAKLIKQDSSINFIGFSEPRNLLKGDYDIAICDGYAGNLILKSYEGAIFTFRDLLKESIMKKLKYKLAALLLKGAFKDTMEVLDYRNAASGWVLGVNVLAIKNHGSSDQKSYETTLEKLKAAFENDLLNKLKEVANE from the coding sequence ATGATTAAGTATAGAATTGCTTTCGATATTAACGGGAATGATAACGGTCCAATGGCCGCTTTTTTTGCTTCACTCAAATTTACTACAAATAATCCAGAAATTGAAATTATTTTAGTTGGAAACACTGATGAAATTAAGTACGATCAAGAAATTCCAAGCAACATCAAATTCATTTTAAATAAAAACAAACCAAGTGATATTAAAAACATCCGCGCTATTATCAAAGAAGATTTTTCAATGAATCAAGCTATTGATTTAGTTTTAAATAAAGAAGCTGATGCAATTGTTTCTAGTGGTGATAGTGGTGCTTACATTTCACTTTTAACTCTTAAAGCTAAGCGTATTCATGGAATTAGTCGTCCTGCATTTATGGCTGAAATTAATACAGTAAAAAGAGAAAAAACACTCTTTTTAGATATTGGGGCTAACATTATAGTTAAACCTGAATATTTATATGAATGAGCTAAGCTAACTAATGCTTTTTATAAGCAAATGCATGGTAAAAACAATCCAAAACTTACTATTTTAAATATTGGGACAGAAGAATATAAAGGGCCAGAGCTTTTACAAGAATCTGCTAAGTTAATTAAGCAAGATTCAAGCATTAATTTTATTGGTTTTAGTGAACCAAGAAACTTGCTTAAAGGTGATTACGACATTGCTATTTGCGATGGATATGCTGGAAATTTAATTCTAAAAAGTTATGAAGGTGCAATTTTCACATTTAGAGACCTTTTAAAAGAGTCAATTATGAAAAAGCTTAAATATAAGCTTGCTGCACTTCTTTTAAAAGGTGCTTTCAAAGATACAATGGAAGTTTTAGATTATCGAAATGCAGCTTCTGGTTGAGTTTTAGGTGTTAATGTTCTAGCAATTAAAAATCACGGGTCTAGCGATCAAAAAAGCTATGAAACAACACTTGAAAAACTTAAAGCAGCCTTTGAAAATGATCTTTTAAATAAATTAAAAGAGGTTGCTAATGAATAA
- a CDS encoding DAK2 domain-containing protein gives MSKFLDGEKLSKAIISGAYALANNKNRIDSLNVFPVPDGDTGTNMSSTFLATVKNLEKLNNPDVSKVAASVAHDTIYEARGNSGVILSQIWKGFALGVDKKKKLSANDLIIAFESATQRAYKSVFKPIEGTILTVIREISENLRKNHFDQKDLEIEDLFDEIVAYARKSCDETPNKLKTLREVGVTDSGGEGLYQILWGMNEFLHGNPVNLKEEQEAITAFISDSEVYDGEFGYCTEFLIDMPNWKDFDKNKFNAELEKIANSLVIVNDDNLLKVHGHTLKPGDMLNFGQKYGEFIKIKSENMTLQANDSKATTMELADKNSPRALCGVVSCNLGNGIIRTMKELNCDYIVESGQTQNPSAQDLINAIEQVNAETVFVLPNNSNVILVAQQAAQVVTDKNVIIVPTKTQIQGITAMMNFNSEIPSEDNLEQMQEAIAGVSTGEITQAVRNTKINNVKIKEEDFLCILDNKIVASEKDLFTAGRKLVDRMIKPKNEIVSIYYGDESSLTEAEELLNYINSKYDIEVEIIEGNQPNYHFYIGVE, from the coding sequence ATGTCTAAATTTTTAGATGGAGAAAAATTATCCAAAGCTATAATCTCTGGTGCTTATGCATTAGCAAATAACAAAAACAGAATCGATTCATTAAATGTTTTTCCAGTTCCTGATGGTGATACTGGAACTAATATGTCTTCAACATTTTTAGCTACTGTTAAAAACCTTGAAAAACTAAACAATCCAGATGTATCTAAAGTAGCTGCGTCAGTTGCTCATGATACCATTTATGAAGCTAGAGGAAACTCAGGGGTTATTTTAAGCCAAATTTGAAAAGGTTTTGCTCTTGGTGTCGATAAGAAAAAGAAACTTTCTGCAAATGATTTAATCATCGCTTTTGAATCAGCAACTCAGAGAGCTTACAAATCAGTATTTAAACCAATTGAAGGAACTATCTTAACTGTTATTCGGGAAATTTCAGAAAATTTACGTAAAAATCACTTTGATCAAAAAGACCTTGAAATAGAAGATCTTTTTGATGAAATTGTTGCTTACGCTCGTAAAAGTTGTGATGAAACTCCAAATAAATTAAAAACTCTTCGTGAAGTTGGAGTTACCGATAGTGGCGGGGAAGGTTTATACCAAATCTTATGAGGAATGAATGAATTTCTTCATGGAAATCCAGTGAACTTAAAAGAAGAGCAAGAGGCAATCACAGCTTTTATTAGTGATAGCGAGGTTTATGATGGTGAATTTGGATACTGCACTGAGTTTTTAATTGATATGCCAAATTGAAAAGATTTTGACAAAAACAAATTTAACGCTGAACTTGAAAAAATTGCTAACTCATTAGTTATTGTTAATGATGATAACCTTTTAAAAGTACATGGGCACACTTTAAAACCTGGTGATATGCTTAACTTTGGTCAAAAATACGGTGAATTTATCAAAATTAAATCTGAGAATATGACACTGCAAGCTAACGATTCTAAAGCTACAACTATGGAACTTGCAGATAAAAATTCTCCTAGAGCTCTTTGTGGTGTAGTTTCATGTAATTTAGGGAATGGAATTATTCGAACAATGAAAGAACTTAACTGTGATTACATTGTTGAAAGCGGGCAAACTCAAAACCCTTCAGCTCAAGATTTAATTAATGCAATTGAACAAGTTAATGCTGAAACTGTGTTTGTGCTTCCTAATAATTCAAACGTGATTTTAGTTGCTCAACAAGCTGCCCAAGTGGTTACTGATAAAAATGTAATTATTGTCCCAACTAAAACTCAAATTCAAGGAATTACAGCAATGATGAATTTCAACAGTGAAATTCCTTCAGAAGATAACTTAGAACAAATGCAAGAAGCAATTGCAGGTGTATCAACTGGTGAAATTACACAAGCTGTGCGTAATACCAAAATTAATAATGTTAAAATCAAAGAAGAAGACTTTTTATGTATTTTAGATAACAAAATTGTTGCTTCTGAAAAAGATCTCTTTACAGCTGGTAGAAAATTAGTAGACCGCATGATTAAACCAAAAAATGAAATCGTGTCAATTTATTATGGAGATGAATCTAGCTTAACTGAAGCAGAAGAATTACTTAATTATATTAATAGTAAATATGATATTGAAGTTGAAATTATCGAGGGAAATCAACCGAATTATCACTTTTACATTGGGGTAGAATAA
- the recO gene encoding DNA repair protein RecO codes for MSHSEMIGIVLDIYPYEENAHIVSFYTNSGILNLYALGLSKPKSKNRANLQIGLPVRIEYYKPRFEGKIGKLKKVHIVENFKFYDETVSQFKLKITKVLKQCEFRSLFVSKYLKILPEINPYNINYIYTHFLTQFITMFGIAPNFSSCRICNSYKAIVYFDLEEGGFICNIHEEQKWMDVNLLNLIWSSYNDVYTYINNVDELFNNDFQKKLKKVLVKNGVGV; via the coding sequence ATGTCTCATAGTGAAATGATAGGGATTGTACTTGATATTTACCCTTATGAAGAAAATGCTCATATAGTTTCATTTTATACCAATAGCGGAATTTTGAATTTATATGCACTTGGACTTTCTAAACCAAAGAGCAAAAACAGAGCAAATTTACAAATTGGACTTCCTGTAAGAATTGAATATTATAAGCCACGTTTTGAAGGAAAAATCGGAAAGCTCAAAAAAGTTCATATTGTAGAGAATTTTAAATTTTATGATGAGACAGTTAGCCAATTTAAATTAAAAATTACTAAGGTTTTAAAACAATGTGAATTTCGCAGCTTATTTGTGAGCAAATACCTTAAAATTCTTCCTGAAATTAACCCCTATAATATAAATTATATATATACGCATTTTTTAACCCAGTTTATAACTATGTTTGGGATAGCTCCAAACTTCAGTAGTTGTAGGATTTGTAACAGTTATAAAGCAATCGTTTATTTTGATTTAGAAGAAGGTGGTTTTATTTGCAATATTCATGAAGAACAAAAATGAATGGATGTTAATTTACTTAATTTAATTTGATCTTCTTATAATGATGTCTATACATATATAAATAATGTTGATGAACTCTTTAATAATGATTTTCAAAAAAAGTTAAAAAAAGTTTTGGTTAAAAATGGTGTTGGTGTATAA